One region of Oxalobacteraceae bacterium OTU3CAMAD1 genomic DNA includes:
- a CDS encoding flagellar biosynthetic protein FliQ: MLTPEVAVDLVVESLHIVMLLVILLVVPGLIMGLLVALVQAATQINEQTLSFLPRLLVTLLAIILMGRWMAGYLMDFCVSIFTRAATLVG, from the coding sequence ATGCTGACTCCCGAAGTTGCCGTCGACCTGGTGGTCGAATCGCTGCATATCGTCATGCTGCTGGTGATCCTGCTGGTGGTGCCCGGCCTGATCATGGGCTTGCTGGTGGCGCTGGTGCAGGCGGCCACGCAAATCAACGAACAGACGCTCAGTTTCCTGCCCAGGTTGCTGGTCACCCTGCTGGCCATCATTTTGATGGGCCGCTGGATGGCCGGCTACCTGATGGACTTCTGCGTCTCCATTTTCACCCGCGCCGCCACCCTGGTCGGCTAG
- the fliP gene encoding flagellar type III secretion system pore protein FliP (The bacterial flagellar biogenesis protein FliP forms a type III secretion system (T3SS)-type pore required for flagellar assembly.), which translates to MTWSVTTRWRRPGLAAAAVVATGLTLALAPGAAQAVDLLANVVPGARTELTVKMQILIIMTLLGLLPVMVMMMTSFTRFVIVLSLLRQALGLQQGLPNRVITGVALILTLLVMRPIGDQIWTDAFVPYDQDKISLETALQIAEKPISRFMLAQTSKAALQQIAHLAGEGKVATPAEHAFTVKLAAFVLSELKTAFQIGCMLFIPFLVIDLVVSSVLMAMGMMMLSPLVISLPFKLLLFVLVDGWTLTVNTLVTSVQAY; encoded by the coding sequence ATGACCTGGAGTGTGACGACGCGGTGGCGCCGGCCCGGCCTCGCCGCCGCCGCCGTGGTGGCGACCGGGCTGACCCTGGCCCTGGCGCCGGGCGCCGCCCAGGCGGTCGACCTGCTGGCCAACGTGGTGCCGGGAGCGCGCACCGAGTTGACGGTCAAGATGCAAATCCTGATCATCATGACGTTGCTGGGCTTGCTCCCAGTGATGGTCATGATGATGACCAGCTTTACCCGCTTCGTCATCGTCTTGTCGCTGCTGCGCCAGGCGCTGGGCCTGCAACAGGGCCTGCCCAACCGGGTGATCACCGGCGTCGCCCTGATCCTGACGCTGCTGGTGATGCGCCCGATCGGCGACCAGATCTGGACAGACGCCTTCGTGCCCTACGACCAGGACAAGATCAGCCTGGAGACGGCGCTGCAAATCGCCGAAAAACCCATTTCCCGCTTCATGCTGGCGCAAACGAGCAAGGCCGCGCTGCAGCAGATCGCCCACCTGGCCGGCGAGGGCAAGGTCGCCACGCCGGCAGAGCACGCGTTCACGGTCAAGCTGGCCGCGTTCGTGCTGTCGGAGTTGAAGACCGCGTTCCAGATCGGCTGCATGCTGTTCATCCCGTTTTTGGTGATCGACCTGGTGGTGTCGTCGGTGCTGATGGCGATGGGTATGATGATGCTGTCGCCGCTGGTCATCTCGCTGCCGTTCAAGCTGCTGCTGTTCGTGCTGGTCGACGGCTGGACCCTGACCGTCAACACGCTCGTCACCAGCGTGCAGGCGTATTAG
- a CDS encoding flagellar biosynthesis protein FlhA, which yields MNFFQRLIAEARRHKFATPIFLLVILAMIILPLPPILLDVMFTFNIVLALIVIMVAVSAKRPLDFSVFPTVILATTMLRLTLNVASTRVVLLHGHEGTAAAGEVIEAFGEVVIGGNYVVGIVVFVILMIINFMVVTKGAERISEVSARFTLDALPGKQMAIDADLNAGLINQEKAQARRKDVAAEADFYGAMDGASKFVRGDAVASILILIINMVGGVAIGSIMQDMSFGDAFKQYALLTIGDGLVAQIPALLLSAASAILVTRISDSGDFEKQVGDQVLTSPQVMFSAAGMMLILAVVPGMPWQMFTPFALVLAYVGWKLGQVVKAPDTSGIDAIEAALRDDRAPELDWHSLPAVQQLQVALGYKLVSLIDKTHGEPLTKRVRGVRQSLSESMGLLLPPIVVRDDLGLKPSQYSVMLSGSVVAQAEVFADRLMAIPSPNVYGQIDGIPGIEPAYGMPVTWIETSEKANALGLGYQVVEAPSAIATHLSKLIREYLPELFRHEDVPALMDRLTALSPKLSASLDKALTHTQMLRVFRVLLAENVSLKDIVPIATTLVDSSETTKDPILLAAEVRCALRRQIVTGLFGQKTEMLAFNLGGDLENMLLGSLNQARQSGKVVLDNYPIDPHLLAQLQMNMPVAREQMKQQATPPLLLVLPQIRPLLARYARLFAPGLHVLSYNEIPENREVSIIGTVG from the coding sequence ATGAATTTTTTCCAGCGGTTGATCGCCGAAGCGCGTCGCCACAAGTTCGCCACACCAATCTTCCTGTTGGTGATCCTGGCGATGATCATCCTGCCGTTGCCGCCGATACTGCTGGACGTGATGTTCACGTTCAACATCGTGCTGGCCCTGATCGTCATCATGGTGGCGGTCTCGGCCAAGCGGCCGCTGGACTTCTCGGTGTTCCCGACGGTGATCCTGGCCACCACCATGCTCAGGCTGACGTTGAACGTGGCCTCGACCCGGGTGGTGCTGCTGCACGGCCATGAAGGCACGGCCGCGGCCGGCGAGGTGATCGAAGCCTTTGGCGAGGTCGTCATCGGCGGCAACTACGTGGTCGGTATCGTGGTGTTCGTGATCCTGATGATCATCAACTTCATGGTGGTAACCAAGGGCGCCGAGCGCATCTCCGAGGTGTCCGCGCGCTTCACCTTGGACGCCTTGCCGGGCAAGCAGATGGCGATCGACGCCGACCTCAACGCCGGCCTGATCAACCAGGAGAAGGCCCAGGCGCGGCGCAAGGACGTCGCCGCCGAGGCCGACTTCTACGGCGCCATGGACGGCGCCTCCAAGTTCGTGCGCGGCGACGCCGTCGCCAGTATCCTGATTCTGATCATCAACATGGTCGGCGGCGTGGCGATCGGCTCGATCATGCAGGACATGTCGTTCGGCGACGCCTTCAAGCAATACGCGCTGCTGACCATCGGTGACGGCCTGGTGGCGCAGATCCCGGCGCTGCTGCTGTCGGCCGCCTCGGCCATCCTGGTGACGCGCATCTCCGACTCGGGCGACTTCGAGAAGCAGGTCGGCGACCAGGTGCTGACGTCGCCGCAGGTGATGTTCAGCGCCGCCGGCATGATGCTCATCCTGGCCGTGGTGCCGGGCATGCCGTGGCAGATGTTCACCCCGTTCGCGCTGGTGCTGGCCTATGTCGGCTGGAAGCTGGGGCAGGTGGTCAAGGCGCCGGACACCTCCGGCATCGATGCCATCGAGGCGGCGCTGCGCGACGACCGCGCGCCCGAGCTCGACTGGCACAGCCTGCCGGCGGTGCAGCAGTTGCAGGTCGCGCTGGGTTACAAGCTGGTCAGCCTGATCGACAAGACCCACGGCGAGCCGCTGACCAAGCGGGTGCGCGGCGTGCGCCAGAGCCTGTCCGAATCGATGGGCCTGCTGCTGCCGCCGATCGTCGTGCGCGACGACCTCGGCCTCAAGCCGTCGCAGTATTCGGTGATGCTCTCGGGCAGCGTGGTGGCCCAGGCCGAGGTGTTCGCCGACCGCCTGATGGCGATCCCGTCGCCGAATGTGTACGGCCAGATCGACGGCATCCCCGGCATCGAGCCGGCCTACGGCATGCCGGTGACGTGGATCGAAACGAGCGAGAAGGCCAACGCGCTGGGGCTGGGCTACCAGGTGGTGGAGGCGCCGAGCGCGATCGCCACCCACCTGTCCAAGCTGATCCGCGAATACCTGCCCGAGCTGTTCCGCCACGAGGACGTGCCGGCGCTGATGGACCGGTTAACGGCCCTGTCGCCCAAGCTGTCGGCCTCGCTGGACAAGGCGCTGACGCACACGCAGATGCTGCGCGTATTCCGCGTGCTGCTGGCCGAGAACGTGTCGCTGAAGGATATCGTGCCGATCGCCACCACGCTGGTCGACAGCTCGGAGACCACCAAGGACCCGATCCTGCTGGCGGCCGAGGTGCGCTGCGCGCTGCGGCGTCAGATCGTCACCGGCCTGTTCGGGCAAAAGACCGAGATGCTGGCGTTCAACCTCGGCGGCGACCTGGAGAACATGTTGCTGGGCTCGTTGAACCAGGCGCGCCAGAGCGGCAAGGTGGTGCTGGACAACTACCCGATCGACCCGCACCTGCTGGCGCAGCTGCAGATGAACATGCCGGTGGCGCGCGAGCAGATGAAGCAGCAGGCCACGCCGCCGCTGCTGCTGGTGCTGCCGCAGATCCGGCCGCTGCTGGCGCGCTACGCGCGCCTGTTCGCGCCGGGCCTGCACGTGCTGTCGTACAACGAGATCCCGGAGAACCGCGAAGTGAGCATCATCGGCACGGTCGGCTGA
- a CDS encoding flagellar type III secretion system protein FlhB: MADDSTGDKTEKASQQKLKKSRDEGQVVRSRDLSTAIGILVSLKLFVYLLPNYMADFNEIFHQSFAPFDSVGSIDNAMSTVFGSAMLLFIKMVLPLFVVPLFIVLGAMVPGGWVMTTKHWAPKLSRMSPAANLGRLFGAKHAFELLVSIAKAGVLISVLIHVARSTVKDYTQLQHMPMGQAMMNGSNLMLDGLMALIAVFVIFALIDVPAQAFFFAKQQRMSKQDQKEEHKSTEGRPEVKGRIRQLQRALARNSARKTVPSADVVIVNPEHYAVALKYDHDRAEAPYVVAKGVDEMALYIRQIATEHKIEVMELAPLARAIYNTSQVNQQIPVQLYQAVSQVLNYVLQLKAFRTGRRAAQPAYPSEVVVPTSMSEVKQS; this comes from the coding sequence ATGGCTGACGACAGCACCGGCGATAAAACAGAAAAGGCTTCACAACAGAAGCTCAAGAAGTCGCGCGACGAAGGGCAGGTGGTCCGCTCGCGCGACCTGTCGACGGCCATCGGCATCCTCGTTAGCTTGAAACTCTTTGTCTACCTGCTGCCGAACTACATGGCCGACTTCAACGAGATTTTCCACCAGAGCTTCGCGCCGTTCGACAGCGTCGGCTCGATCGACAACGCCATGTCCACCGTGTTCGGCAGCGCCATGCTGCTGTTCATCAAGATGGTGCTGCCGCTGTTTGTGGTGCCGCTGTTCATCGTGCTGGGGGCGATGGTGCCGGGCGGCTGGGTGATGACCACGAAGCACTGGGCGCCCAAGTTGAGCCGCATGAGCCCGGCCGCCAACCTGGGCCGGCTGTTCGGCGCCAAGCACGCTTTCGAGCTGCTGGTGTCGATCGCCAAGGCCGGCGTGCTGATCTCCGTGCTCATCCACGTGGCGCGCTCGACGGTGAAGGATTACACGCAGCTGCAGCATATGCCGATGGGGCAGGCGATGATGAACGGCTCGAACCTGATGCTCGACGGCCTGATGGCGCTCATCGCCGTGTTCGTCATCTTTGCGCTGATCGACGTGCCGGCGCAGGCCTTCTTCTTCGCCAAGCAGCAGCGCATGAGCAAGCAGGACCAGAAGGAGGAGCACAAGTCGACCGAGGGCCGGCCAGAGGTGAAAGGGCGGATCCGCCAGCTGCAGCGCGCGCTGGCGCGCAACAGCGCCCGCAAGACCGTGCCCAGCGCCGACGTCGTCATCGTCAACCCGGAGCACTACGCGGTCGCGCTCAAATACGACCACGACCGCGCCGAGGCGCCGTACGTGGTGGCCAAGGGCGTCGACGAGATGGCGCTCTACATCCGCCAGATCGCCACCGAACACAAGATCGAAGTGATGGAGCTGGCGCCGCTGGCGCGCGCCATCTACAACACCAGCCAGGTCAACCAGCAGATCCCCGTGCAGCTGTACCAGGCGGTCTCGCAGGTGCTGAACTATGTGCTGCAATTGAAAGCATTCCGTACCGGGCGGCGCGCCGCGCAGCCGGCGTATCCAAGTGAAGTCGTCGTACCAACATCCATGAGCGAGGTTAAGCAGTCATGA
- a CDS encoding flagellar biosynthetic protein FliR — protein MEPVLAQLLPMLTAIWWPFCRILAMFIGAPVLGEAVTPVTVRILIALVLAVLMLPATGGVGGYNIDPFSMHGVVATIEQALIGFVLGLAFHFAMSVIGVLGFMVSSQMGFSMAVMNDPMNGQSSDVVSALLSVLSIIVFFAIDGHLVISNIIGQSFRAWPLGQGYTPMLLNAVAYNVAWIFSAAMLLAIPIVFSTLVVQLGFGFLNRVAPSLNLFALGFSVITIFGLLMLAEVVRFIPEHYVRMTNQVLELIRQQMQVAANG, from the coding sequence ATGGAACCGGTCCTGGCCCAGCTGCTGCCGATGCTCACCGCCATCTGGTGGCCGTTCTGCCGCATCCTGGCGATGTTCATCGGCGCCCCGGTGCTGGGCGAGGCCGTCACGCCGGTGACGGTGCGCATCCTGATCGCGCTGGTGCTGGCGGTGCTGATGCTGCCGGCCACAGGCGGCGTGGGCGGCTATAACATCGACCCGTTTTCGATGCACGGCGTGGTCGCCACCATCGAGCAGGCGCTGATCGGCTTCGTGCTGGGGCTGGCGTTCCACTTCGCCATGTCGGTCATCGGCGTGCTCGGCTTCATGGTGTCGTCGCAGATGGGCTTTTCGATGGCGGTGATGAACGACCCGATGAACGGCCAGTCGTCGGACGTGGTCTCGGCGCTGCTGTCGGTGCTGTCGATCATCGTGTTCTTCGCCATCGACGGCCACCTGGTGATCTCCAACATCATCGGCCAGAGTTTCCGCGCCTGGCCGCTGGGGCAGGGCTACACGCCGATGCTGCTCAACGCCGTGGCCTACAACGTCGCCTGGATCTTCTCGGCGGCGATGCTGCTGGCGATCCCCATCGTGTTTTCCACCCTGGTGGTGCAGCTCGGCTTCGGCTTCCTCAACCGCGTCGCGCCCAGCCTGAATTTGTTCGCGCTGGGCTTCTCGGTGATCACCATCTTCGGCTTGCTGATGCTGGCCGAGGTGGTGCGCTTCATTCCCGAGCACTACGTGCGCATGACCAACCAGGTGCTGGAGCTGATCCGCCAGCAGATGCAGGTGGCCGCCAATGGCTGA
- a CDS encoding FliM/FliN family flagellar motor switch protein: MNMNVANPTDALLEDLSEEMIIDQVGTELADVPAVAPRRDLPAMMRKIPVTLTLEVGSARISLQELMAIGPDSVVELDVLAGEPLVIKVNGTAIGRAEVVVAGENYGLKVIDLDGLNLDMMTP; the protein is encoded by the coding sequence ATGAACATGAACGTAGCCAACCCCACCGACGCCTTGCTGGAAGACCTGTCCGAGGAAATGATCATCGACCAGGTCGGCACCGAGCTGGCCGACGTGCCGGCCGTCGCGCCGCGCCGCGATTTGCCGGCGATGATGCGCAAGATCCCGGTGACGTTGACCCTGGAGGTCGGCTCGGCGCGCATCTCGCTGCAGGAGTTGATGGCGATCGGCCCGGACAGCGTCGTCGAGCTCGACGTGCTGGCCGGCGAACCGCTGGTCATCAAGGTCAACGGCACCGCCATCGGCCGCGCCGAGGTGGTGGTGGCCGGTGAAAACTACGGCCTCAAAGTCATCGACCTGGACGGCCTCAATCTCGACATGATGACTCCATGA